The Naumovozyma dairenensis CBS 421 chromosome 2, complete genome genome segment tttttcttgtaaagCTTTCACTTTGATTCCAACTGTTTGACCAAGTTTCCAATCCAATTTAGCTGATACTTCATGTTCATTAAACATTCTATAATAAAATGTGAATCTTTTCAGGCGTCTGGCCGCATCTTCAGTAGATGTTGTTTTAGTTTTcccattatcatcattattatacatGGTACATTGATAGAAACTTTTACCATGAGGAGCCCATGCACTTTCACAAATCCAAcaaaattcatatttacAATTACCACAAACCATATGATTACAACcaccatttttttcaatattaacaGAACACTTAGGACATTCCTTTGTATGTGTCAAGACCCAATTTAAGTTATCAGATTCCTTTCTTGCCTTTTTAATCCACGCATTAGTAACATTACAATCTGCAGGTGCATGAACTTCAAAACCACAATGGAAACAAAACCTGTGTGATTCATTACATTTAACAAATGGAGAATAATGTAAACGTGTGTATTCCCCCAATGAAGATGTATCCttcaaatgaataataaatttacaATCTGCGTAGGGACACCATTTATAATTCCTATGATGTTTCTGTACAAAACTTTTGATAGATGAACGCATAAGTATGTTACTTGAGGCATGACCCATAATTTGATCAATATCAAGGTTTTTTAATACTAAAGAACAATCCATACATGTGATTATGTTCCCTTCATgtaatttatcttcaatataATGCCTGTAACAATCTAAACAATATTCATGACCACAttctaatgaaaatgtttCAGTAGTCTTATCATCACAACATATAAAGCAACTAAAATCCTTTCTATATTTAAGACCACGTGTATTCGAATTAGTATTATctacaatttttttcgaAGTAACATTCAATCCAATTTCTTCCAACAAGTCATCCATCTTTTCTGTCCATTTTTCCAACAATCTTTCTTCATTCCAATCATAATGTTGcatcaatattaaaatatcatcagGAGGTATAGAAAAGAGTGGTTGTAAATGATGTATTCGTTTCAACATTCGCTCATAGATACCTTGAGTGGTCAAACAttcatatttcaaatttggcACACTCCCCTCACTAAGGGCCTTCTTAGTAGACATAGTAATCGGAAGAGCCAACAAATCGTCATtatcatcctcatcatcttcatcttcatattCATGGATAgcatcatcctcatcatcatcgatATCAAATTCAGATTCTTGACTTATTATAGTAGCATGTTTATGACATATTAGATCTGGTAACGTGAATTCTGATGTATTGCGTGATTCATATAATGCGGTGACTTCTTCGTCCGATTCATCCTCGTCAAATTGTAAAGAGTATTCTTCGTCACTTGCCATCCTGTATTTTATTTTAGCAGTAGTCTTATTATATGGATggtttattttctttttttttgtgCAACACTTAATGCcaagaaatgaaatacAAGCTAGAGGGAGCCCTTATAAAACAAGTGTGATCAACTGGATCTTATTGTTCCATGTCAAAGATTACgtataaaatatatatatatactttgCCGAGACTTCTTTTATCATAAACCGCAACTCCggaaaaacaaagaaaatatcgCAACGTCAACGacgacaacaacaactactAAGTGGTAGTATCCCAAAGGCTAGGTGGGTAATATTGAGTGCAATATATCTCTactaaatattcttttcaatatcataaatatatcatcattatacTGTAAgtcaaaataaaaataaaaaaagtttGTAAATATAACTACATTTCAATCATGAGAAGGTTCAGGCACTAACGCTAAACGCGCAATACAATCAACTAGCATGTTCCACTCTATCAATGGCTgcttttattttcatttcaaCACGTGTACTTAATTCATAATCGTCAGCGTATCCTTGAGCCCTATAGAGCCATTCTTTACTTTCAGCTATACCTTCCATACCATTCAATTTCCAACTGAACAACGCACGTTCATATAACGCAGTTGGATAAGCCCATGGATCTTCAGTCTTTTTAGCATATTTAACTTTCCCATTTTGTAAACTGAAAATCTTTGGTAAGACttttttatctaataaatcGGCACCTTCTTGAACATCACCAAGTCTCCTGAAAAccaatgataataatatattcttaattaattcttgaTCAACATCTTTCGCGTCGACTGCCGGGTTATGATATTCAGTCAACATCTTCTTTGCTAACTGTAACCCATCTTCAGTCATTCTATTGTATCCATTGTAAAAGTATGACAATTCATGAACTGGCGATGTGGCGATTGCATCTAATGGATTTTCCACTTTTAATGACTTTTGTGCTTTTTTAAATTGTTCCACTTTTCTTAACATAAATCTTTCCATAGGTAAATTTTTAGCTTTAAAAGTCTTCTTACCTAATAAATCAATGGCACCAAATATTAACTCGGTAGCCTTTTTCTTataaaattcttctttagaTTTATCTTTTAATCCCATTTGACACATTCTccaattttccaaataaCAACATCCTGCAAAATATGTATAGAATGAATGTGACCAATCACTACattctaataatgacaataaaTCTTCTGCAGCTCTGTCATACTCATGTAAATGAACCAAAGTATTAGCACGGTCgaaaatcattaaaacTTTTACTTGTCTCATATGTATCTTATTAACATCAATAGAATCCATTAACGCGACAGCTTCCTCTAGACGCCCTTTACCAGAAAGCATTCTTGCCTCATTTAATAACCATAACGCACTGTTAGGGAATAAAGCTCTAGATTGTAATAAAGCATCTTCTAATATCTTCCCCGGATGTAATAATGTTGGACCATCCATAACGGAGGAAGTTGTAGCCATACTAGTATTTGTAGATTTTCTACTTAATTTATCTACAGTGGTAGCTGGGATATCGAAATCATCATCGGTAAATTGGAAAGGTCCATCATAATAGAACATTAATGCTAATAACCCAATACAACCATGGACATTTCTTTGCTTGGTGGCTTTCCAAACAAGTCTTAAACCTTCTTCACGAGAACCACGGAACCCAATGACAGAAAGAACTGCACCAATGGCTGGTGgtaataaagaaagaacaaCTTGTAAGATACCAAAACATAAATTGACACCAGAATGAATGAATTCATCAATAGTAGCTTGGCTCTCATCAATATCAGCTGTTAGATAGGTATGctctttaatttcattcTCAGGTAATGTATCCATCGCATTTAATCCTAATTCATGTCTTAATCTATTAATGGCCGGTGGGTTACCAATATGAGCACCAGATAATCTTTCAGTTCTCATCTTATGAATCATTTCTGCGTTTTCTAATagttctttatttttttgttcttctgGTGTCAAAGCATATGGAATATCCACCGAGACAAATTTAGTATCTGAATTAATGAAACTGGCACTTGATGAATTACTTTCATTCTTATAAGTAGAAGATTTCTTTATCTTATTAGCTTTTTTAATTTCCCCCAAGATTTCTTGCAACATATAATAAGCCtttcttaatttcaatactGCCTTAGCAGCCTCCATCATACTTTCACTaaacaacatcaacaatGCATGTAATAGACATGATTCCGTATAAGTAACTGCGTAAACGGTACCAGGTGGATACAAAGAACTGCTCTTCAATCCTAATTTTTGAGCACGTTGTCTACTCttcaatgataaattttcaGCTTTCGCCAACGTAGCAGATGcctttttcatttcttcagCCTCGAACCCCAAAGTAGCTTCCAAGAATTCAATGACACCCCGAGCTAAGACGTTGATAGTATGATCTGAACCATCTTTTTCCTCActttcattcaataaacgTAACCCGTTCTCTGCTCTATCATCAAGAACATAATCCATGGCTCTTAGGgcaatttcaaaatcatatGCTTGTTTTAAGATAAGTTTAGTTTTTTCTTCTGATGACATAAAAGGTTCAGGAGTTCTAGAACCTGTTAAGGCACCTAACACTCTGAACAtttcttgttattattgtatgTTGACCTGCTTTGAATATTCTTTTCGTTCAAAAAAAGGTTGTTACGATATTATGATGTTATTATGAGAGTCTAGAAATGCAATATCCGTAGCAATAACGTATTTGAGGGACCAATAATATGATTTCTAAAATTATACttttattgatgaattgaGCATAAAGTGTTacaatatttaattgtAGCACTCACTTACGGCTGGTAAGTTACATATGATCAGGTTCTATAAGTAATATGGAATACGTAAACGTATAACTCTTAGATCCAGGAAATATTCAGGAACTTGATTCAAGATATTTCCAGAAATGCAAAGGCTTcgtaaaaaaaaatcgcGGAAATAAACAAAGTTTTGGCGTATTTATTTTGGCGacacaaaataaaaatagtGTTCCTTTTAAAACGTAATGTGAGCAAACTTGTGATGGCATGGGGGAAGACTTACTACCTTAAATATAGGGCTACTGTCAAATGTCTCatcaaaattgaaattgggTAAGCTATATCTAGCGCTACCTTGTTGCATCCCGAAGGAGCAGGTAAGTCTTTAGGTTAGTGTCAATCGATCTCTTGACTAGGCCAATTCATTTTACGTAGACAGTTTAACATAAATTATACTGTTTATAATGTACTGGTGAAAATGTTGGACATATTCGTCTGTTTGGCGTTTAGATTTAACGTACGTCTTActtaaataaagaataatcCTTAGATAAGAACAATTTTGAACCCCTATTGATAAGAATTACTTAAGAGAAAAAGTCTTAATTGGCGTTAATTTCATTTCGAATAAAGTCAGTTGCCGATCGTCGAACAGGATATTTTGATGAGTTCGATTAAGCTTCTCAGCGACAATGCTTGACAGGTAACACTTTATGCTAGAGAGATTGTCCAAGTCTCTTTTCAACATATCGGGCATAGAGATAAGTTTACCCTATACGGTCAACGTTGTTAGGCATGCTTTATATCTTATGACTATCTTCTGTGTAACCCGTCGTAATTTGGAGTTCCGTGCATATTACAAGTACAATCACTAAGGCTGGAATAAGGTTATACTACTTTACCTACTGCTGACTAACCCAAAGCGATACATCTGAAATAACAATACTATATAAATACGAAAAACTCATTAGAATTACAGAATGAAATCCAACAGATTATTTTGGGATCGCTTATACTCTACATAAATTAATATCGATAATAGCATTCAACCGATAACTAATCGTATTTTGATCTTGGGTACTCTTCTCATAGCAGTTGATTATCAAAGTACCGATTTCCAACTTTTGGGCTGACACGTGCTATTTTAGCTAAATTTCACCTAAAGCTATGTAGACGAAGACGATTCAACCGTTATGGTTTTTATCGTTGTCCATTTCCGTTTTTGCCGTTGAAATTTACCAACCAGACCTATAGAAGGATggaataaattatatatattgtaagGGATAGTTCCtgtttatattattatctgtATTCTCTATgaatcattgaataaaaGAAAGTGTTGTTCTAGAAATAtggaaatgaaaatggaaGATAATTATGCAGTCCCTGATTTGGAGTCTGATAGTCCTTTAAAGGAGGAGCCTTCAAGAATAGAGAAATTTTACCTCATTTTAAAACTATTAGTTATATTACTTTCATGTATAGCTTGCCTATGGTGGCTTAATACACTGAAACGAAAGAATCTGGGTTTACACACTTCTAAGGAACTGTCAGAGAACTCATCAGTAGACGATGATTTAGATAGTACGCCCAGCAGTTCTTTCCTATTCATTAggaattttttaattggtATGTTACATACTGCATGTCTACTTAGTACGACCATTGCTCTTAAGATAGTTCTAAATTCTCTCAGCAAccttattttattattattgtcaaCATTCTTTACTGTATCACTCTTTGTGGTTCTTCTCTTCTAAATCCAGAAAAAAGTCGTAGTATTTCCATCTGTAACCCAATACTTGAGAAAATCTTCCAGAGAAAGGAAAAGTAATTTAATACATTTTCCAAAGCATACGTAAGCTTATTCAAGTATTCTTaagatttattataaaatattggaatatatgCCAGCGCCCAACTATTTACGTTTAAATGTTAGAATATGCACTACGTGCCTAAAACGTGAAAGTTTTctctttatttatatatctaCATACATTAATTTTTGACTATAGAAAAGTTTACGTTAATTTTCAACACTATGTTAGTTTCTATCACATTAGAAAGAGGACGACTCATGTTTGGGGAGACTTGAGAGGACGAGGGAAGTTTTGAAGGTGTTTGTAGCACTTCAAACTATATTAATAGTATTGTCAGTTCAAATACTTGAAAGATTGTACCGCTCAGGCTGTTAGATTACGTATTTCGTATTAGTGGTAGAGGTTAGCAGCAATTGAACAGAGTTATATGATAGGCTAGGCcatcttcattttgaaatttcttgTTGAGATTGCAATTGTTCTTCTCTCTTCTTATTTTCCCTCTTAAtgtatttaatttcatctttcaattgCTTCTTCTTAGCTTTATGTATTGTGGAATTCAATACATTGACCATATAACGATCTGCACTATCCCATACTTTTTTAT includes the following:
- the NDAI0B05010 gene encoding uncharacterized protein (similar to Saccharomyces cerevisiae IML2 (YJL082W) and YKR018C; ancestral locus Anc_1.285); amino-acid sequence: MFRVLGALTGSRTPEPFMSSEEKTKLILKQAYDFEIALRAMDYVLDDRAENGLRLLNESEEKDGSDHTINVLARGVIEFLEATLGFEAEEMKKASATLAKAENLSLKSRQRAQKLGLKSSSLYPPGTVYAVTYTESCLLHALLMLFSESMMEAAKAVLKLRKAYYMLQEILGEIKKANKIKKSSTYKNESNSSSASFINSDTKFVSVDIPYALTPEEQKNKELLENAEMIHKMRTERLSGAHIGNPPAINRLRHELGLNAMDTLPENEIKEHTYLTADIDESQATIDEFIHSGVNLCFGILQVVLSLLPPAIGAVLSVIGFRGSREEGLRLVWKATKQRNVHGCIGLLALMFYYDGPFQFTDDDFDIPATTVDKLSRKSTNTSMATTSSVMDGPTLLHPGKILEDALLQSRALFPNSALWLLNEARMLSGKGRLEEAVALMDSIDVNKIHMRQVKVLMIFDRANTLVHLHEYDRAAEDLLSLLECSDWSHSFYTYFAGCCYLENWRMCQMGLKDKSKEEFYKKKATELIFGAIDLLGKKTFKAKNLPMERFMLRKVEQFKKAQKSLKVENPLDAIATSPVHELSYFYNGYNRMTEDGLQLAKKMLTEYHNPAVDAKDVDQELIKNILLSLVFRRLGDVQEGADLLDKKVLPKIFSLQNGKVKYAKKTEDPWAYPTALYERALFSWKLNGMEGIAESKEWLYRAQGYADDYELSTRVEMKIKAAIDRVEHAS
- the HEL1 gene encoding E3 ubiquitin-protein ligase HEL1 (similar to Saccharomyces cerevisiae YKR017C; ancestral locus Anc_1.286) — its product is MASDEEYSLQFDEDESDEEVTALYESRNTSEFTLPDLICHKHATIISQESEFDIDDDEDDAIHEYEDEDDEDDNDDLLALPITMSTKKALSEGSVPNLKYECLTTQGIYERMLKRIHHLQPLFSIPPDDILILMQHYDWNEERLLEKWTEKMDDLLEEIGLNVTSKKIVDNTNSNTRGLKYRKDFSCFICCDDKTTETFSLECGHEYCLDCYRHYIEDKLHEGNIITCMDCSLVLKNLDIDQIMGHASSNILMRSSIKSFVQKHHRNYKWCPYADCKFIIHLKDTSSLGEYTRLHYSPFVKCNESHRFCFHCGFEVHAPADCNVTNAWIKKARKESDNLNWVLTHTKECPKCSVNIEKNGGCNHMVCGNCKYEFCWICESAWAPHGKSFYQCTMYNNDDNGKTKTTSTEDAARRLKRFTFYYRMFNEHEVSAKLDWKLGQTVGIKVKALQEKIGVSWIEGQFLSESIQTLVEGRTSLKWSFAVAYYSDPSHNLTKIFLDNQILLAKAVEELSELLLTKQPEAIMKKKPDFYNKAGFVENRRLALMECGRDLLCKGICKPTD